Proteins from a single region of Verrucomicrobiota bacterium:
- a CDS encoding transposase domain-containing protein: MTGRKIPRSPAVNGARAGLFAGGWRRKKVAVEAPIGWQLERVYVCIQNMLTLEQQHEIQSRNAVLEHQLETSKRTTREQEQLIAERDHRIEKLKWEIAALKRKLFGGKQGETVSDEQLQLALAELEAERRELDHPQTRIDNNLTEQSIRPCKLGAKNWLFIGHPRVGHRSAVIYTLIESCKRHAIEPQAYFTDILTRLPSMTNPRPANLTPDKWKVQGI; encoded by the coding sequence TTGACTGGCCGGAAGATCCCCAGGTCGCCAGCAGTTAACGGCGCAAGAGCTGGCCTGTTTGCTGGTGGGTGGAGACGTAAAAAAGTTGCGGTTGAAGCACCTATTGGCTGGCAATTAGAGCGTGTTTATGTTTGTATTCAAAACATGCTTACGCTTGAGCAGCAGCATGAAATCCAAAGCCGCAATGCGGTGCTGGAGCACCAGCTCGAAACGAGTAAGCGCACGACTCGAGAGCAGGAACAGTTGATAGCAGAGCGGGATCATCGCATCGAAAAACTCAAGTGGGAAATCGCGGCACTGAAGCGCAAACTGTTCGGTGGCAAACAGGGAGAAACCGTTAGCGATGAGCAATTGCAACTGGCCCTGGCGGAGCTGGAAGCCGAACGGCGCGAACTGGATCATCCTCAAACCCGTATCGATAACAACCTCACCGAACAAAGTATCCGGCCCTGCAAACTCGGGGCCAAAAACTGGTTGTTTATAGGACATCCCAGGGTTGGCCATCGCAGTGCGGTGATCTATACTCTGATCGAGTCGTGCAAACGCCACGCCATCGAACCTCAGGCATACTTTACCGACATCCTGACCAGGCTTCCTTCCATGACCAATCCCAGGCCGGCCAACCTTACCCCCGACAAGTGGAAAGTTCAGGGCATTTAA